A region from the Cyprinus carpio isolate SPL01 chromosome A8, ASM1834038v1, whole genome shotgun sequence genome encodes:
- the LOC122145930 gene encoding serine-rich coiled-coil domain-containing protein 1-like, with translation MQAVCPSRSTGQNSNIPSSSLTRERRPARMSAPDQHSQPCEERACSNGGGGLREPLRRAEGGQSMSEVPGPRKTEHPGPSQIPRAVAGSSVSLPSKDSPSRSLSSDSERGPRSERGPIPRLQSSFTGRLGQPPRGPLSLHMYSRKNIFLQHSLHTAELQALAQQDG, from the coding sequence GCAGTCTGTCCAAGTCGATCCACAGGCCAAAACAGCAACATTCCCAGCAGCAGCCTCACAAGGGAGCGAAGGCCGGCACGAATGTCCGCTCCAGACCAGCACAGTCAGCCTTGTGAAGAGAGGGCTTGCAGCAATGGCGGAGGAGGATTGCGGGAGCCGCTACGGAGAGCTGAAGGTGGGCAGTCCATGTCTGAGGTACCCGGGCCCCGGAAGACAGAGCACCCGGGGCCATCTCAGATCCCTCGGGCCGTGGCTGGCAGCAGTGTGAGCCTCCCCAGCAAAGACAGTCCCTCACGCAGCCTGTCCTCAGACAGTGAACGGGGGCCACGGAGCGAGCGAGGCCCTATTCCCAGGCTTCAGTCCTCCTTTACTGGCCGTCTGGGTCAACCGCCCCGTGGGCCTCTGTCTTTACACATGTACAGCCGAAAGAACATCTTCCTGCAGCACTCGCTCCACACAGCCGAACTGCAGGCTCTTGCTCAGCAGGACggttga